The following coding sequences lie in one Komagataeibacter sucrofermentans DSM 15973 genomic window:
- the metG gene encoding methionine--tRNA ligase, which produces MTRRYYVTTPIYYVNGAPHIGHAYTSVAADVIARFKRLAGFDVFFLTGTDEHGQKVEQAAGAKGMPPQAFADAVAADFRDMYDTMDISYDDFIRTTEPRHVQAAQALWKKLEENGHIYLDAYEGWYATRDECFYGEEELIDGPDGKKVAPTGAAVEWVKEPSYFFNLSKFGDRLLELYETRPGFIEPQSRRNEVKSFVKQGLRDLSISRTSFNWGIPVPGDPKHVMYVWVDALANYLSAVGYPDETAPRWDFWPPNLHLVGKDILRFHAIYWPALLMAADLKLPERVFSHGWWTIEGQKMSKSLGNVVDPRDLVKTFGLDPIRFFLMREMPFGGDSDLSRRAIISRMNVELANDLGNLAQRTLSQVARNCEGKLPAQGRHTDEDRELLATASLLPDIMHQQIDRQALTDALEEVWKLIRACNAYIDHQAPWKLKKTDPERMADVLRVLADALRIIATVLQPYMPGSMDKMLTQLGVAEDERDFAALDTPLPAGRVLPRPEGVFPRYEEPEAS; this is translated from the coding sequence ATGACACGGCGCTACTACGTCACAACACCAATCTATTACGTGAACGGGGCGCCTCATATCGGCCATGCCTACACCTCGGTCGCGGCCGACGTGATCGCCCGCTTCAAGCGGCTGGCGGGGTTTGACGTCTTTTTCCTGACCGGCACCGACGAGCACGGCCAGAAGGTGGAGCAGGCCGCCGGGGCAAAGGGCATGCCGCCGCAGGCCTTCGCCGATGCGGTCGCCGCCGACTTCCGCGATATGTACGACACGATGGACATCTCCTACGATGACTTCATCCGCACCACCGAGCCACGCCATGTGCAGGCGGCCCAGGCGCTGTGGAAGAAGCTCGAGGAAAACGGCCACATCTACCTCGATGCCTATGAAGGCTGGTACGCAACCCGCGATGAATGCTTCTATGGCGAGGAAGAACTCATCGACGGCCCGGACGGCAAAAAGGTCGCCCCCACGGGTGCCGCCGTTGAGTGGGTGAAGGAGCCGTCCTACTTCTTCAACCTGTCCAAATTCGGTGACAGGCTGCTCGAACTCTACGAAACCCGCCCCGGCTTCATCGAGCCGCAGAGCCGCCGCAACGAGGTGAAGAGCTTCGTGAAGCAGGGCCTGCGCGACCTGTCCATCAGCCGCACCAGCTTCAACTGGGGCATTCCCGTGCCGGGCGACCCGAAGCATGTGATGTATGTGTGGGTCGATGCGCTGGCCAATTACCTCTCCGCCGTGGGCTACCCCGACGAGACGGCGCCGCGCTGGGATTTCTGGCCCCCCAACCTGCATCTTGTGGGCAAGGACATCCTGCGCTTTCACGCCATCTACTGGCCCGCGCTGCTCATGGCCGCCGACCTGAAGCTGCCCGAGCGCGTGTTCTCGCATGGCTGGTGGACCATTGAAGGCCAGAAGATGAGCAAGTCGCTGGGCAACGTGGTGGACCCGCGCGACCTGGTGAAAACCTTCGGTCTCGACCCCATCCGCTTCTTCCTGATGCGCGAGATGCCCTTTGGCGGCGATAGCGACCTGAGCCGTCGCGCCATCATCTCGCGCATGAATGTCGAGCTGGCCAATGACCTCGGCAACCTTGCCCAGCGCACGCTCTCGCAGGTTGCGCGCAACTGCGAAGGTAAGTTGCCAGCCCAGGGCAGGCATACCGATGAGGACCGCGAACTGCTGGCCACCGCCAGCCTGCTACCTGACATCATGCACCAGCAGATCGACCGGCAGGCCCTGACCGATGCGCTGGAGGAAGTGTGGAAGCTGATCCGCGCGTGTAACGCCTATATCGACCATCAGGCCCCGTGGAAGCTCAAGAAAACCGACCCCGAACGCATGGCCGACGTGCTGCGCGTGCTGGCCGATGCGCTGCGTATCATCGCGACCGTGCTCCAGCCCTACATGCCCGGCAGCATGGACAAAATGCTGACCCAGCTTGGCGTGGCAGAAGACGAGCGTGATTTCGCCGCCCTCGATACGCCACTGCCCGCGGGCCGCGTGCTGCCCAGGCCGGAGGGCGTCTTCCCGCGCTATGAGGAGCCGGAGGCATCATGA
- a CDS encoding TatD family hydrolase has product MTRTGLTDSHCHLDHFSDEEMPEVLARTREAGVDGLVTIGTRLSRADQQKKLATLDTPGLRVWCTIGTHPDHVDEEALPTGAELAAMADDARVVGIGESGLDYFHGKEDIRPRQQESFRVHIDAARRTGLPLVIHTREADDDTLAILRDETANRGAFPFLIHCFSSGPDLARGALELGGYISFSGIATFNRAQSVRDVAKDVPADRLLVETDSPYLAPVPKRGKRNEPGYVAYTARMLAELRGMDDAAFAEMTTGNFNRLFTQAV; this is encoded by the coding sequence ATGACCCGCACGGGACTGACCGACTCCCACTGCCATCTCGACCATTTCTCCGATGAGGAAATGCCTGAAGTCCTGGCCCGCACGCGCGAGGCCGGGGTGGACGGGCTGGTGACCATCGGCACGCGCCTGTCACGCGCGGACCAGCAAAAAAAGCTGGCCACGCTCGATACGCCAGGGCTGCGGGTCTGGTGCACCATCGGCACCCATCCCGACCACGTGGATGAGGAGGCGCTGCCCACCGGCGCCGAACTCGCGGCCATGGCGGATGATGCGCGCGTGGTGGGTATTGGCGAGAGCGGGCTGGACTACTTTCACGGCAAGGAAGACATCCGCCCCCGCCAGCAGGAGAGCTTTCGGGTGCATATCGACGCCGCCCGCCGCACCGGCCTGCCGCTGGTCATCCACACCCGTGAGGCCGATGACGATACGCTGGCCATATTGCGTGACGAGACCGCGAACCGGGGGGCGTTTCCGTTCCTGATCCACTGCTTCTCATCCGGGCCGGACCTTGCGCGGGGCGCGCTGGAACTGGGGGGGTATATCAGCTTCTCGGGCATTGCCACCTTCAACCGCGCGCAGTCGGTGCGCGATGTGGCGAAAGACGTGCCCGCTGACCGGCTGCTGGTCGAGACCGATTCACCCTATCTTGCGCCCGTGCCCAAGCGCGGCAAGCGCAACGAGCCGGGTTACGTGGCCTATACGGCCCGCATGCTGGCCGAACTGCGCGGCATGGATGATGCGGCATTTGCCGAGATGACCACGGGCAATTTCAATCGACTGTTCACACAGGCGGTATAA
- a CDS encoding MBL fold metallo-hydrolase — translation MDMIILGCGGSSGVPMLGGPDGAGDWGECDPTEPRNRRTRASVLIDDGPGRRLLIDTGPDLRAQFLAQRIGMIDAVVYSHAHADHILGLDELRAINRIINGPIPIYGTAVVLDEIRTRFDYAFRPWTPPAIFRPIFDVNVVSLPSTQVIAGMEVQLFAQTHGHTETLGVRAGPMAYCTDVAEMDEHALAVLRGVDTWVVDCFQRATHPSHGWLKRVLQWRDVIQPRRTVLTHMGPDMDWAWMQANLPAGVEAAYDGLRLSA, via the coding sequence ATGGATATGATCATACTGGGCTGCGGCGGTTCATCGGGCGTGCCCATGCTGGGCGGGCCTGACGGGGCAGGGGACTGGGGCGAATGCGACCCGACCGAGCCGCGCAACCGGCGCACGCGTGCCTCCGTGCTGATCGATGACGGGCCGGGCCGCCGCCTGCTCATTGATACGGGGCCGGACCTGCGGGCGCAGTTCCTTGCGCAGCGCATCGGCATGATTGATGCCGTGGTCTATAGCCATGCCCATGCCGACCATATTCTGGGGCTCGATGAACTGCGCGCCATCAACCGCATCATCAACGGCCCGATTCCCATCTATGGCACGGCTGTCGTGCTTGACGAGATCCGTACCCGCTTCGATTACGCCTTTCGCCCCTGGACGCCGCCTGCCATCTTCCGCCCCATATTCGACGTGAATGTCGTCAGCCTGCCGTCTACGCAGGTCATAGCCGGGATGGAGGTGCAGCTTTTTGCCCAGACCCATGGGCACACCGAAACGCTGGGCGTGCGCGCGGGGCCAATGGCCTACTGCACCGACGTGGCCGAAATGGATGAGCACGCCCTTGCCGTGCTGCGCGGGGTCGATACCTGGGTGGTGGACTGCTTCCAGCGCGCGACCCATCCCTCGCATGGCTGGCTGAAGCGCGTGCTGCAATGGCGCGATGTCATACAGCCGCGCCGCACCGTGCTGACCCATATGGGACCGGATATGGACTGGGCGTGGATGCAGGCCAACCTGCCCGCAGGGGTCGAGGCGGCATATGATGGCCTGCGCCTGAGCGCGTAA
- the guaB gene encoding IMP dehydrogenase, with product MSSISKTTSTPRLEDRIREALAFDDVLVVPDESSVLPAQTSTKTRLTRKITLNIPLISSAMDTVTEDNMAIAMAQNGGLGVIHKNLTIEQQAEQVRRVKRFESGMVVNPVTVYPDQTLAEVNATMSRHGISGLPVVERETNRLVGILTNRDVRFATDPAQRVYELMTRENLVTVRNGVDRDQARQLLHRHRIEKLLVVDDEDRCIGLITVKDMDRAVQYPQANKDSLGRLLCAAATGVGDDGVARARELIAAGVDVVVIDTAHGHSAGVLKSIERIRAIENDIQIIAGNVATPEAAQALIGAGADCVKVGIGPGSICTTRVVAGVGVPQFSAVMETSAACHELDVPAIADGGVRTSGDIVKAIGAGADVVMIGSLLAGTEEAPGEVFLYQGRTYKSYRGMGSLGAMSRGSADRYFQQDIKDTHKMVPEGIEGRVAYKGAMGAVVHQLVGGLRAGMGYTGSATIADLQKRARFRRITGAGLRESHVHDVSITREAPNYRQD from the coding sequence ATGTCTTCCATTTCCAAAACCACATCGACACCCCGGCTTGAGGACCGCATCCGCGAGGCCCTCGCTTTTGATGATGTGCTGGTCGTTCCCGATGAATCGAGCGTGCTGCCTGCGCAGACATCGACAAAAACCCGGCTGACCCGCAAGATCACCCTCAACATTCCGCTGATTTCCTCGGCCATGGATACCGTGACCGAAGATAACATGGCCATCGCCATGGCCCAGAACGGCGGCCTTGGCGTCATCCACAAAAACCTGACCATTGAGCAGCAGGCCGAGCAGGTCCGTCGCGTCAAGCGCTTCGAATCGGGCATGGTGGTCAATCCGGTCACCGTCTATCCCGACCAGACGCTCGCGGAAGTGAACGCCACCATGTCGCGCCACGGCATCAGCGGCCTGCCGGTGGTCGAGCGTGAGACCAACCGCCTCGTGGGCATCCTGACCAACCGCGACGTGCGCTTCGCCACCGATCCCGCCCAGCGCGTGTATGAACTCATGACGCGCGAGAACCTCGTGACCGTGCGCAACGGCGTGGACCGCGACCAGGCCCGCCAGCTCCTGCACCGCCACCGTATTGAAAAACTGCTGGTCGTTGATGACGAGGACCGCTGCATCGGCCTTATCACGGTCAAGGACATGGACCGCGCGGTGCAGTACCCGCAGGCCAACAAGGACAGCCTTGGCCGCCTGCTGTGCGCAGCGGCCACCGGGGTGGGTGATGATGGCGTGGCCCGCGCGCGTGAACTGATCGCGGCGGGCGTGGACGTGGTGGTGATCGACACCGCCCATGGCCACTCGGCAGGCGTGCTGAAAAGCATCGAGCGCATTCGCGCCATCGAGAACGATATCCAGATCATTGCTGGCAATGTCGCCACCCCCGAGGCGGCGCAGGCGCTCATCGGCGCGGGCGCTGACTGCGTGAAGGTGGGCATCGGCCCCGGCTCGATCTGCACCACGCGCGTGGTGGCGGGCGTGGGTGTGCCGCAGTTCTCCGCCGTGATGGAAACCTCGGCCGCGTGCCACGAGCTTGACGTGCCTGCCATTGCCGATGGCGGCGTGCGCACCTCGGGCGATATTGTCAAGGCGATCGGCGCGGGGGCCGACGTGGTCATGATCGGCTCGCTGCTTGCGGGCACGGAAGAGGCGCCGGGCGAGGTGTTCCTGTATCAGGGCCGGACCTACAAGTCCTACCGTGGCATGGGCAGCCTTGGCGCCATGTCGCGCGGGTCGGCGGACCGCTACTTCCAGCAGGACATCAAGGACACGCACAAGATGGTGCCCGAGGGCATCGAGGGCCGCGTGGCCTACAAGGGCGCGATGGGTGCGGTGGTGCACCAGCTCGTGGGTGGCCTGCGCGCGGGCATGGGCTATACCGGCTCGGCCACCATTGCCGACCTGCAGAAGCGCGCGCGCTTCCGCCGCATTACCGGCGCGGGCCTGCGCGAGAGCCATGTGCATGACGTGTCCATCACGCGTGAAGCCCCGAACTACCGGCAGGACTGA
- a CDS encoding RsmB/NOP family class I SAM-dependent RNA methyltransferase, giving the protein MTPSARLSAAIDLLAAMEATPQRPADALANAFFRERRYIGGGDRRAISARVWRVLRHWRRLHWWIERVGGKVTPRTLVLAMMALEPDVRENPQHLFTGERYAPLGLIGSESSLYTQLEGQGLLHPDMPPAVRLEVPDWLLPRLERTFGEGLEAELAAMDGEATLDLRVNLLKSDRPTAQAALEAEGIHAVDTTLSPWGLRVAGRQPITSCAAFRSGLIEIQDEGSQLVVAAVGARPGMRVLDYCAGAAGKTLGMAMTMENRGHIVACDVSEPRLEGAVRRLRRAGVHNAERHLLVAGDRWARRRSGSFDRVLVDAPCTGTGTWRRNPDARLRLREQDLTELTEKQAAIMDRAAALVRPGGRMVYATCSVLREENGDQIAAFLARNPAFSLVVPDGADDDLPAGLSTDGQVSLTPRQHHTDGFFAAIMQREAG; this is encoded by the coding sequence ATGACACCCAGCGCACGGCTTTCTGCCGCCATTGACCTGCTTGCCGCAATGGAGGCCACGCCGCAGCGCCCCGCCGATGCGCTGGCCAATGCCTTCTTTCGTGAGCGGCGTTATATTGGTGGCGGCGACCGCCGGGCCATCTCGGCGCGCGTGTGGCGCGTGCTGCGGCACTGGCGCAGGCTGCACTGGTGGATTGAACGCGTGGGGGGCAAGGTCACGCCCCGCACGCTGGTGCTGGCCATGATGGCGCTCGAGCCGGATGTGCGTGAAAACCCGCAACATCTCTTTACCGGCGAGCGGTACGCGCCGCTGGGGCTGATCGGCTCGGAAAGCAGCCTTTACACGCAGCTTGAAGGGCAGGGGCTGCTCCACCCCGACATGCCGCCTGCCGTGCGGCTTGAAGTGCCGGACTGGTTGCTGCCCCGCCTTGAGCGCACTTTTGGGGAAGGGCTGGAAGCCGAGCTTGCCGCCATGGATGGCGAGGCGACGCTGGATTTGCGGGTGAACCTGCTCAAATCCGACCGCCCTACCGCGCAGGCGGCGCTTGAGGCGGAGGGCATCCACGCGGTGGATACCACGCTCTCGCCATGGGGGCTGCGGGTTGCGGGCCGCCAGCCCATTACGTCGTGCGCTGCCTTTCGCAGCGGGCTGATCGAAATTCAGGATGAAGGCAGCCAGCTTGTCGTCGCCGCCGTGGGGGCGCGGCCGGGCATGCGCGTGCTTGATTACTGTGCGGGCGCTGCGGGCAAGACGCTGGGCATGGCCATGACCATGGAAAACCGCGGGCACATCGTGGCGTGCGACGTATCCGAGCCCCGGCTGGAAGGCGCGGTGCGCCGCCTGCGGCGCGCGGGCGTGCATAATGCCGAGCGCCACCTGCTGGTGGCGGGCGACCGCTGGGCGCGCCGCCGCAGTGGCAGCTTTGACCGCGTGCTGGTCGATGCACCGTGCACCGGCACCGGCACATGGCGGCGCAACCCCGATGCCCGCCTGCGCCTGCGCGAGCAGGATCTTACGGAACTGACCGAAAAGCAGGCCGCGATCATGGACCGGGCCGCCGCCCTGGTGCGGCCGGGCGGGCGGATGGTCTATGCCACGTGTTCCGTGCTGCGCGAGGAAAATGGCGACCAGATCGCAGCCTTTCTGGCCCGTAACCCGGCTTTTTCGCTGGTTGTGCCCGATGGCGCTGATGATGACCTGCCTGCGGGGCTGAGTACGGATGGGCAGGTCAGTCTGACGCCGCGCCAGCACCATACGGATGGCTTTTTCGCCGCCATCATGCAGCGTGAAGCGGGCTGA
- a CDS encoding sodium:proton antiporter — MQATNLAIGILFVLGGGIAAQWVAWRFKLPAIVLLFALGLICGPGLGILHPATAIGPYFHPLVSMAVAFIVFEGGLALDLRQWRESGEGVLRLTAAALPINWVLGSLAAHYVGHLNWGTAWLFGAIVVVTGPTVVLPLLRHTKLRPRVAAFLRWEAIVNDPIAAILATLMLECLLISSSHTSDASLAAVEIGPHLLFATMFSIGCGILPALLIKFLSARDLLPEILRIPMILAFAMGVAAICNLLMQGAGLMAATVFGMALANLHVTGMSELQRIKESLGVIVVSCLFVLLTADLQRTVLSELSWPIMALTFTVMFVVRPLGIYLSTIGASMSWQERLFVGWIAPRGIVAAAVSGVVGLQLQEAGYAGANMITPAVFALIASTMILHGFSLRPLARALKLTLSDEPALAIMGANAWSTNLARVVHDRGVPVLLVDTYAPALNKAAGLGVPVLRAELLSVEGQESLEERPADYLIATTPDAIYNGLVCARMAPDLGRQRVFQVSPGIARLDLYHGLSRDSRGKVLGEPAWNFSLIDSRYAQGWRFGSYIADETISEARLTDGPAMLFMIIRKGTAIWVFSAEDAIPAEPAEGDIIVLFMPPGQDASRTDLPVVDGPIPAA, encoded by the coding sequence ATGCAGGCAACAAACCTGGCAATTGGAATTCTGTTCGTGCTAGGCGGTGGCATTGCGGCCCAGTGGGTGGCGTGGCGCTTCAAGCTGCCTGCCATCGTGCTGCTGTTCGCCCTTGGGCTGATCTGCGGGCCGGGGCTGGGCATCCTGCATCCGGCCACGGCCATCGGGCCTTATTTCCACCCGCTCGTGTCCATGGCCGTGGCGTTCATCGTGTTCGAGGGCGGGCTGGCGCTTGACCTGCGCCAGTGGCGTGAATCGGGCGAGGGCGTGCTGCGCCTGACGGCCGCGGCGCTTCCCATCAACTGGGTGCTCGGTTCGCTGGCAGCGCATTACGTGGGGCACCTGAACTGGGGCACGGCGTGGCTGTTTGGCGCCATCGTGGTGGTGACGGGGCCAACCGTGGTGCTGCCCCTGCTGCGCCACACCAAGCTGCGGCCAAGGGTGGCGGCCTTCCTGCGGTGGGAGGCGATCGTGAACGACCCCATCGCGGCCATTCTGGCAACCCTGATGCTCGAATGTTTGCTGATCAGTTCCAGCCACACATCCGATGCGTCGCTTGCGGCGGTGGAAATCGGGCCGCATCTGCTGTTCGCCACCATGTTTTCCATCGGGTGCGGTATTTTGCCCGCCCTGCTCATCAAGTTCCTCTCGGCGCGCGACCTGCTGCCCGAGATCCTGCGCATTCCCATGATCCTGGCCTTCGCCATGGGGGTTGCGGCCATCTGCAACCTGCTCATGCAGGGGGCGGGGCTCATGGCGGCCACCGTGTTCGGCATGGCGCTGGCCAACCTGCATGTGACCGGCATGTCCGAGCTTCAGCGCATCAAGGAATCGCTGGGCGTGATCGTGGTCTCGTGCCTGTTCGTGCTGCTGACGGCGGACCTGCAGCGCACGGTGCTGTCCGAACTGTCCTGGCCCATCATGGCGCTGACGTTCACGGTCATGTTCGTCGTGCGGCCGCTGGGCATCTATCTTTCCACCATCGGGGCGAGCATGTCATGGCAGGAGCGGCTGTTCGTGGGCTGGATCGCGCCGCGCGGCATCGTGGCCGCCGCTGTGTCCGGCGTGGTGGGGCTACAGTTGCAGGAGGCCGGTTACGCCGGGGCCAACATGATTACGCCCGCCGTGTTCGCGCTGATCGCCTCGACCATGATCCTGCACGGCTTCTCGCTCAGGCCGCTGGCGCGCGCGCTCAAGCTGACCCTGTCCGATGAGCCGGCGCTGGCCATCATGGGGGCCAATGCGTGGTCCACCAACCTGGCCCGCGTGGTGCATGACCGGGGGGTGCCGGTGCTGCTTGTCGATACGTACGCGCCTGCGCTCAACAAGGCGGCGGGGCTGGGCGTGCCGGTGCTGCGGGCCGAGCTGCTCTCGGTCGAGGGGCAGGAAAGCCTGGAGGAACGCCCCGCCGACTACCTGATCGCCACCACGCCGGATGCCATCTATAATGGCCTGGTCTGCGCGCGCATGGCGCCCGATCTGGGGCGGCAGCGCGTGTTTCAGGTCAGTCCGGGCATTGCGCGGCTGGACCTGTATCACGGGCTGAGCCGGGATTCGCGCGGCAAGGTGCTGGGCGAGCCTGCGTGGAATTTCTCACTCATCGATTCCCGCTACGCCCAGGGCTGGCGCTTTGGCAGCTACATTGCCGATGAAACCATAAGCGAAGCCCGGCTGACCGATGGCCCGGCCATGCTGTTCATGATTATCCGCAAAGGTACGGCAATCTGGGTTTTCTCTGCCGAGGATGCGATTCCGGCCGAACCGGCGGAGGGCGACATCATCGTGCTGTTCATGCCGCCAGGCCAAGATGCCAGCCGCACGGACCTGCCCGTGGTCGATGGGCCTATCCCGGCGGCCTGA
- a CDS encoding L,D-transpeptidase, with protein sequence MIRAILQTNTGLDAQLHCIREIMPAIIGAGGVKTRKIEGDHATPAGILPLRRVFYRADRVASPVCHLPVEPLSPLDGWCDDPASPDYNRHVTLPHPARHERLWREDHVYDIVVVLGYNDAPVHSGAGSAIFLHLPPKGGRPTEGCIALPEPALRRLLAAGLAEIEVRPPG encoded by the coding sequence ATGATACGCGCTATTTTGCAAACGAATACAGGGCTGGATGCACAACTGCATTGCATTCGCGAAATTATGCCCGCCATCATCGGCGCGGGCGGCGTAAAAACCCGTAAAATCGAGGGAGATCACGCAACGCCTGCCGGTATTCTGCCATTACGGCGCGTGTTCTATCGCGCCGACCGGGTGGCATCACCTGTTTGTCATCTGCCGGTTGAGCCGCTCTCGCCGCTTGATGGCTGGTGCGATGACCCCGCCAGCCCCGATTACAACCGTCATGTCACCCTGCCCCACCCCGCCCGGCACGAGCGTCTGTGGCGCGAGGATCACGTTTACGACATTGTGGTGGTGCTTGGTTATAACGACGCGCCTGTCCATTCCGGCGCGGGGTCGGCCATTTTCCTGCATCTGCCGCCAAAGGGGGGCAGGCCCACGGAAGGCTGCATCGCCCTGCCCGAGCCTGCGCTGCGCCGCCTGCTGGCCGCGGGGCTTGCGGAAATCGAGGTCAGGCCGCCGGGATAG
- a CDS encoding response regulator transcription factor, with amino-acid sequence MAGARPILIADDDQTLRQMLVEQLQIDGEFEAIEAGSVAEAWEKLQKPGARFDAIILDVSLPDGDGRDFCADLRRKGKRIPIIILTGSDDETDVVRGLDAGANDYVAKPFRIAELLARLRAQMRIFENSEDAVFAIGPYIFRPSAKLLQETAKNRRIRLTEKEAAILKFLYRAGTRPVPRQVLLNEVWGYNAAVTTHTLETHIYRLRQKIEPDPTNASLLVTEGGGYRLDPEGGKSALA; translated from the coding sequence ATGGCAGGAGCACGTCCCATACTGATAGCGGACGACGATCAGACTTTACGTCAGATGCTCGTTGAACAGCTACAGATTGATGGTGAATTTGAAGCGATCGAGGCTGGCTCCGTCGCCGAAGCCTGGGAAAAGCTGCAGAAACCGGGGGCGCGTTTTGACGCGATCATCCTCGATGTATCCCTGCCCGACGGGGATGGGCGTGATTTCTGCGCTGACCTGCGGCGCAAGGGCAAGCGCATCCCCATCATCATTCTGACTGGTTCTGATGACGAGACGGATGTGGTGCGCGGGCTTGATGCGGGCGCCAATGACTATGTGGCCAAGCCGTTCCGCATTGCGGAGCTTCTGGCCCGGCTGCGGGCGCAGATGCGCATTTTCGAGAACAGCGAGGATGCCGTCTTCGCCATCGGGCCGTATATCTTCCGCCCATCCGCCAAACTGTTGCAGGAAACGGCCAAGAATCGCCGCATCCGCCTGACGGAGAAGGAAGCGGCCATCCTGAAGTTCCTGTACCGCGCAGGCACGCGCCCCGTGCCCCGGCAGGTGCTGCTTAATGAGGTATGGGGCTACAACGCGGCAGTGACCACCCACACGCTGGAAACCCATATCTACCGCCTGCGCCAGAAGATCGAGCCAGACCCCACCAATGCCAGCCTGCTGGTGACGGAAGGCGGTGGCTACCGTCTCGACCCCGAAGGCGGCAAGAGCGCCCTTGCCTGA
- a CDS encoding exodeoxyribonuclease III: MRIVTWNINSLRLRMPLLARLCQDTSPDIVCLQETKVPDALFPLEDVRALGFGHVVFRGMKGYNGVAILSRQPVTMLEDTPDWCEKGDCRHIAVRHGTGDDAIDVHDFYVPAGGDVPDPVENPKFAHKLAFVDEARTWFSARDMRRTVLVGDLNIAPLEQDVWSHKQLLKIVSHTPEETERLLAWQQTGFIDAMREFVPPDEKLYTWWSYRNRDWSASNRGRRLDHVWVTPDLRGALRGMEVLRAARDWEKPSDHVPVLIDIEG; encoded by the coding sequence ATGCGTATCGTTACCTGGAATATCAATTCCCTCCGCCTGCGGATGCCGCTTCTCGCCCGGCTGTGCCAGGACACATCGCCCGATATCGTCTGCCTGCAGGAAACCAAGGTGCCCGACGCCCTGTTCCCGCTTGAGGACGTGCGCGCCCTTGGCTTCGGGCATGTCGTGTTTCGCGGCATGAAGGGATATAATGGGGTGGCCATCCTGTCACGCCAACCCGTAACCATGCTGGAGGATACGCCGGACTGGTGCGAAAAGGGCGACTGCCGCCACATCGCCGTGCGCCATGGCACGGGAGATGACGCGATTGACGTGCATGATTTCTACGTGCCCGCGGGCGGCGACGTGCCCGACCCGGTCGAGAACCCCAAATTCGCCCACAAGCTGGCTTTTGTTGATGAGGCGCGCACGTGGTTCTCGGCGCGTGACATGCGGCGCACCGTGCTGGTGGGCGACCTGAACATCGCCCCCCTTGAGCAGGATGTGTGGAGCCACAAGCAGCTGCTCAAAATCGTCAGCCACACGCCTGAGGAGACGGAGCGCCTGCTGGCCTGGCAGCAGACCGGCTTCATCGACGCGATGCGCGAATTCGTGCCGCCCGATGAGAAGCTTTACACGTGGTGGTCCTACCGCAACCGTGACTGGAGCGCGTCAAACCGGGGGCGACGGCTGGACCATGTGTGGGTCACGCCCGACTTGCGGGGCGCCCTGCGTGGCATGGAGGTGCTGCGTGCCGCCCGCGACTGGGAAAAGCCATCCGACCATGTGCCGGTGCTGATCGACATTGAGGGCTGA